GCGAGTTCACATGCTGCGTCAGAGCACGGGCCGAACCAAACTCCCGATGACACATGTAGCATTCCCACGCGACACCGTTCCATGCAGCATTGGTGACGaagaattcaccctcgtCGTCGGAGGTGTGCCATTCAATCTgcttggtggtgatggcgtGGTGGGGGTCGATTTGGCGGATCATGCGGGCGACGCTGGCGCGGTTGAGGTTGGGGGCGCCAGAGCAGGAACCGGTCTCGAGGTGGTGGGAGACGCCGCTGGGGGAGACGAAGGAGTGGGTGCAGAAGGGGCAGGAGAGTTTGGTGCCGCGGTGGATGCGGGAGTTGAGATGCTGGTtggaggaaggaggggggggggggggggtataGTTAGTCAAGTATGTTTTTGTTATTCTTTGTGGGGGTAAATGTTGAAAGATTGATATTGAATCTGGGTGTGAAGTGTTGAATGGTGACTTGTGGGGGAAATGATGCCAGTAATCGAGGCATATCGCTTGAACAGAGTCGGTCCAAAagcgaagaagagaaaacaaaggTTGAAAGAAATGAATaaaaggaacaagaatgCTTACTGCACGCAGATTACTCTCACCCATAAACTTTCTGTCACATGAATGGCAATAATGCTCCCAGTGGCCCAGCGCATCCATATGGATATTCGCAGCATCCTGGGTGGGGAATAGCTTGGTGCAAGTATCGCACTCGATCTTGGGAGCCCAGTGTCCCACGGCATTCATGTGTTGATTGGCTGCATGCTGAGAGGTAAATTCCCGAGTACAAGTCTCGCACTCGTATGTTGGAGCCCAGTGATCGAGGGCGTCCATGTGTTGGTTCCTAGAGACCCAGCTGGCGAAGCAGCGAGGGCAGGTCTGGCACTGGAAGTCCATGGCCGTGGAAGGAAATTTGAATGTAGCTGTTGTGATTGGTGAGGTGTGATGGGTGAATCGATGGAAAACAAGCTTCAATGAGTTGGATAGGTGGCTTGAGAGGGTTGCTGTGACAGGTGGGGTTGGAGTCGAACTTGATAAGagcagagacagagacaaTGAGAGTTGCGAAGAGACGTGGTTGGAGAGCTCAATATCAAGAAAAGCAGACAGACATTTTGAAGATGGGATTTGTGTTTgggtgagaaggaggaatGAAACAGAGAGGATATGGTAGAGGGGAAAGTCTGAAGGAACACGCGTGTCCGATGAAGTAGTGGATGTGATCACCTGCATTGCCCAGAAAGTGCCATGTATAGCGAGTCGTCCGGAAACTATCGTGGACAATACAAACGGCACAGCACCACTGAGGGTCGGCTTTGTTTGTCGTTTTGTTTGAGCCTCAGATCTGCTGCTTGCCTTGAATATCTGATATGTGAAAGCCAACGTCCATGAATATTCGCACCTGCACGTCAGATGTCAGATTTGACAATCTACATGCAGCTTCTGGCCCGTAGTCACTGGGATTGGTATCCGCCCGAGATAGGAAAACAAAATGTCAAGGTACAGCCCCTTGCAAGTCGAGACGGTAGCCCAAATCGGCAAACGACCCAGACGGGCCTTGTAAAGGTTCAAATAAGGGACAAGCTGTCAAAGAAACGAACATCAAAGCAACACAATGGATACACTACGACATAAGAAGGGATGTTTCTAAGAGACTGTCTGAGGACTACAAGTCAAGCGATCGGATCATGGCAAAGGGTTTGCTAGAACAAGGGTGGCATTGATTCTATAGCTATCTGGAACTCGGCGCAAAAGCCCAACCCCATCTTCATGGTCGACGAAGCATTGCACTATTTCACAAACACGAAAGAGACGAGGAGCAGTAGGGCATGGAGTCAACGTCGACATCGAATCACATTCAAGTCGAGCGGCCGGACGTTGATTGCCCACAATGACCCCCTCCGCAGTCGGAAGAAACCTCACGACCGTACACAACGAGTCCAATCCGATGGTAATCTGATCCCTATTTGGATGGTGATTGGGCGCGGGACCTTCTCAGCAGCGCCCGTCCAGCGTCAGCCCAGCACAAGGCCAGGCCGTCACCGACGAGTGCTGAAACAGACAGAACgccatctcttcatcttggaTTTAGTTGtgtgaagaaaggaaaaggacCAAGCTCGGCGGGCAGCAAGAAAAGTCAGAACCGCGGAACGCACAGACCAGGCGGTGAGCACATCCGGGGATAGTGCCGATTTTCCGCTTTCCGCGGGCAACGGGGAAGACTCCAAGCTGCTACCGCCGGAGTCTCCGCTGATAACGATCCAAAGCGCTTATTTTACAAAACGGACAGGGTGCTTCATATACGGACGACCCGGCTGATTTTcttgtccctttttttttaacaaGTCTGTCTGCTTTGCCGCTATTCTTCCCGTCATGTCTGTCTCACGTTGCGGGCGTCTCGCTCGTGTCTCCCTTGGAGCACTCCGCACACCCGTCGCCATCTCCGCTCGTCCTCTTGTCGCCCGTGCCGCCGTGCGGGGAGTGTCGTCGGCAAGTCGAGATGCGCAGCAAAAGGTAGGGCATGCAGACAATGGCAATTGCATAGCAATTGTGAATTCAATGGGCCTGGCTGACGTGCTCTTTAGCTTCTGGCCTCGTCCTTGAAGGATTCTGACCCCGCGGTCTTCAACATCCTCGAGAAGGTAAGCTGCAAGACCAACCCAACGATAATACCGAGTCGAACAAGCAACTAAGACCCAGTTCAGGAAAAATCTCGCCAAAAGCACTTCATCAACCTTATTCCCTCGGAGAACTTCACATCACAGGCTGTACTCGATGCGTTAGGTAGTGTGATGCAAAGTACGTTGCTCACCTCCAACTTCCCCGCTCGGCTCCGTCGCCTCATGAAGTTCCCACTCTAACGTCGCATTTTTAGATAAATATTCCGAGGGATATCCAGGCGCTCGTTACTATGGAGGAAATGAACACATTGACGCCTCTGAGCGTCTGTGCCAGCAGCGTGCTCTGGAGACCTTCCGTCTCAACCCCGAGGAGTGGGGTGTGAATGTTCAACGTACGATGCCATAACACAGTCGTTCCCGATGCTTTGCAAGGACCTATCACTCACATTGCCCACAGCTCTCTCTGGTTCCCCTGCAAATCTCTACGCATACTCTGCCGTCCTCAACACACATGACCGGATGATGGGTCTGGACTTGCCCCATGGCGGGCACTTGTCGCACGGCTACCAAACCCCTACCAAGAAAATTTCCGCCATCTCCAAGTACTTTGAGACTTTCCCCTACCGTCTGGATGAATCTACCGGTCTCATCGACTACGATGCGCTGGAGAAGCAGGCCCTGTTGTACCGCCCCAAGTTGATCGTTGCTGGCACTTCAGCGTACAGCCGCCTCATCGACTATGCCCGTATGCGCGAGATTGCCGACTCTGTTGGTGCCTACCTGCTCGCCGATATGGCTCACATTTCCGGTCTCGTTGCCGCAAACGtgcttccctctcccttcccTCACTCCGACATTGTCACGACGACCACGCACAAGTCCCTTCGTGGACCTCGCGGTGCGATGATCTTCTACCGAAAGGGCGTGCGTCGCACCGATAAGAAGGGCAACAAGGAGATGTACGATCTCGAGAATCCGATCAATGCCTCGGTCTTCCCGGGACACCAGGGTGGCCCACACAACCACACCATCACTGCGTTGGCCGTCGCTCTGAAGCAGGCCCAGTCTCCCGAGTTCATTGAATATCAGAAGAACGTCCTTGCCAACTCACAGGCGTTGGCTCAACGTCTCGGTGACTCGACCAGCAACGGCGGTCTCGGTTACAACATCGTTTCGGGCGGTACGGACAACCACCTCGTGCTGGTGGACCTGAAAAACCGTGGCGTGGATGGAGCTCGCGTGGAGCGTGTGCTGGAGCTGTGCGGTGTGGCGAGCAACAAGAACACTGTGCCTGGAGACAAGTCCGCGCTGAAGCCCGGCGGTCTCCGTCTGGGAACGCCTGCCATGACTTCTCGTGGATTCCAGCCCGAGGACTTCCGCCGCGTCGCTGACATTGTCGACCGTGTCGTGATTTTGACTCAGAAGTTGGATAAGGCTGCCCGTGAGCAGGCCCAGTCACGGGGCGTGAAGAACCCCTCCACCCTGAAGGCGTTCTTCGACTACCTCGGCGAGGGTGAGGAGGTCTCAGAGATTGTCATGTTGCGACAAGAGGTTGAGGACTGGGTCGGCACATTCAGCTTGCCCTGGGCCAATGACCAGTAGATCAATGTCTCtggttctttttcttcgacCCCTCATCTGATTCCCTTCTTTTATTTACGTGTTTTCCCGATCGTTTTTCTGATACCTTTGTACATATTCTCAGCCACGGTTCAACACGACATATGATGCCAGGAAAAATTTAACACTTATAGAATGGACTGTTTCGTTATGTAACCCACCAGGCGGCTTTTTTCCGTATGTGAAATATCAGGCTACATCTACTTTACATCGACCCAGGTTGGGAGCTGTAGAGACGAGAGAGTCTCCAAGGCTGCCACTTTCCAAGGCTTGGCAATGTAGGGATGAAATCACACATTATGCAGGAAGACCGGTGAAGAACTCACGAGCACAAGTACGGGCGTGACAACTGGCCTTGCCGGGATCTGAATCGTTCCACAAAAGTCCCTGGCCATGTTCAAGGTTGTAGAATTCAACAATCATCCTTAATCTTCACACTCGTGGATCGAGAGAGCATGGTGCTAAACCAGACACTTGACTGAGCTTGGACTCGATGACCCAACACCGATAAGCGCGACGATAAGCGCTCGTGCGGAGAAAAAGGGCTGTAACTCTCTGGCGTACAGGTTTCTGACCTCGGAGTGTTACCAAGCACTACCTAAGATTAAGTGTTCGACTGATGTGACTCAGCTTATGAGGGGAAGATCACCGTACATTTGGACGTGGTTGGTACTTCTGGAAATAATCCATCCTAGTCATCATATTTCCCATTTCTGCTCGTGtgccttttgtttttggtaCAGTGAGACTTGGGTTTCTTCCCCTACTTGGACGCACCTGACACGCCTTACGGTCCTCATCTAGGCCCCAATATCACATTTTCTACTCGAGACTCAAGATGAAAATCAGCGAGGTGACATATGCAGCCTAGAACATGTTAAAGAGAAACGATCTGACCTCCCTGTCAGCTTTACATATACCCGATCAAATCTCTCCGACCTACCAAGGTCACCGAGGGCGAGCTGACGCATCTGGGCTTCAAGTATGATCGCAGATTCATGTTGATCAAAGTGACGCCCGGCGAAAATGGCGGGCCCTCCGAGATGAAAAATATGCACATAAGCTCTTTCCCTGAAATGTCACTTTTTCAAACGACTATGGAGACATCCCAGGGTGCAGCCGACCCGGGGAAAATCGTTGTGACCTACAGCCCTCCCAGCTTGACAACCCCAGGTTCAGACCAAGAGAAGGTTGGAAATCAGACGGGAGAGAGGCCGCCCGTTCAAGGCCAACGTCCTGTCCACGCGAATTCTCCACAGTATAGTTGTCAGAGTCTGGAGATTCCACTCGAGCCGGACACAACAAATCTCAAGCCAATCGACGTGACTATGCACAGGAGCCCGACAACGGGATACGATATGGGCGAGAAATTCAATTCTTGGTTCAGTGACTGCTTCGGGTTTCCGGTCATCCTGACGTATCTGGGTGAAAATACCCGCGGTGTGCTGGGTACTCTTGCCCCCAAATATCACACCAAAGAACCTTGGTGGCGTGTATGGCAGCAGGAATTTACCATGCTTGGAGGCAATAACAACAATCCAATTCTTGGTCGTTGGCTGGTCCCGATCACCGCGGCGTATCTTCTCTTGAACGCGGCGAGCTGGGCCTATGCACAGATTGAAGCGGTTGGGCTTTCGCCCGTGGTTGGCATCTGTCTCATTGCAGGCCTGTTCCTCGGTACATGGGCCGGAATCAACACGATGCTGATGAGACGACGCGAGGCAAGGATTGGTTTCGCAGATTGCGCGCCATTCTTGGTGGTTTCTCAAACATCCGTAGACGATGTTTCTGCGCGCCTGGCGGGAACACAAGGAGTCGACTTGACCAAGTTCAGACCGAACATTGTCGTCACTGGTGCTGAGAAGGCGTTCGAAGAGGACTTTTGGGCCGAGTTGGGTGTTGGCAAAGATGGGCTAGGGAAAGTGAAATTGCTCGTCACGGGCCATTGTGTGCGCTGTCGAAGCCTGAACATCGATTTCAAGGCCGGGAAGTTTAgtgatgccgaggatggcAATGTCTTGAAAAAGTTGATGAAGGACCGCAGGGTCGATCAAGGAGCGAGATTCAGTCCGGTTTTCGGACGGTATTCGTTTCCGGGAAGAGAGGCTGTAGGGAAGAGAATCAAGGTTGGAGATGAGGTGTGGGTTTTGAAGAGGGCTAAGAAGCATACAGTGACTGGTGAGTTGTCGTGGCGGACTGGCTTCCGAGCGGtgcctccctctccttcatTTTGTTGATGGTGGCTAATTTGAGACTAGATTGGCCCGGCTCATCGTATTAGATGGGGAAAGGTCTGAGCGAGTGTGCGATGACCTTGGAACGATCATCTGTTCTGATTCTTGAGGTGTCAGggatttctttctctctgacatgatgatggtggaatgCACTCTTTTGACGCTATCTGAGAAATCGCCACAACATCAATCTCTGAGAACCTATGCGTTCGAGGAGATTCTGCAATTGCTTAAATAGTCTCTTGAATTACAAAAAAATTAAATGACTCTGCCATTGCACTTCCTGGATTAAAACAATACTGTTCTATTTTGAAGGAAACATGTTACATCATGGGCTCTTCTTTGCGAGTTTGTCATTAAAGTCAAGACGACTGTAAGTCTCCGCGAATTCGTTGACACATCGCGGTAGAGGGAGGCGGCCGTCGTTGGTTGAAATTACGGGCGGACGAGAGACCCCCTGGATCATCAAGAATTGCTCGACGTGCCTCGCTGACGAACAACTTTATTGGCGCCAGATTTCTGTTAGCGTATGTGTTGACAGGACATAGCGCCGCAAGGTACACATACCTCGGCGCTACCGAGACCCTCGACGACTTTGATGGGCGAATTGTCGAGATGTCTTGAGCTCGGCTGACCAATTGTGGCGTGTAGTCAGATGTTGCAAGGCTCTGATTCGAGGAGATGAGCAATCCAGTGGATCGGCAGAAATTCAGCACCGCCACGTTTACATCAGAAATATACTTTCTGCTCCATGAGCCACAGGTCACATGATCGCTGCAGGTTTTGTGGACGCGCTGGCAGTGGACGGGGGCAGTATGAAGTGGATTCACTTTCCAAGAATAACTCAGCTGAGCGTCATACAGTAGCCCCGGGTGAACCTGAACCAAAGTTGATTGACAAGTTCAttttgatttcctttttcctaCATCCGATGAACTCACAACCGTCTTTGTGCGTTCGTCTTGATCTTCCGGCCCACGCTCGCGCAATCACTCGGTGCGGTCATCCCCTCACAGTTCGAAAGGCCGAGAGACCCTGCGTCGCGTGGCTCAAATTTCTCAGCCCAAGCCCGAACCCCGCCGTCAATTGACCCTAACGCCGCTGCCTACTGCGCTACTCCGGAGTCGCTTTTCGTGCCCGCCTGACGCCCCGTCACGTTCCTGGCGCATCCAATCGCTCGACCGGGCGCAGACACGGAACTTTTCTTCGTCTACCAACACCCTCGGCTGACTCTGACCGTTGGCTCTCTTGTACCCTGCGCTCTGATCTTAATCAGTCAGGTGCCGATATCTTTGCCACCCCGGTGCATAAGGCTGATCAGCCCCGCCGTGGGTAAATTCATCGTCACGGCTCATTACATACGCAAAGCAGGGCCAACCTGAGGATCTCGATCTCTCAACCACACAGCCACCCGTTGTTGGCGACGATATGGACGAAGTCAATCTGCGTCGCAAGGACACCACCAAGGGTCCGCCGCTGCGGATTCTATCGCTCGGTAAGTGTGGTCGCGTCAAATGCGCCTCTTCGCAACTCAGCCCCAGGCAAAAATGTGCTGACGCTCAAGACAGATGGAGGCGGCGTTCGCGGCTACTCCATGCTCATTATCCTTCAGGAACTCATGTACCGAACATATGTGGAATGCGAGGGCAAACCTCCTCGTCGCGATCAGATTCCCAAGCCGTGCGACCACTTTGATCTCATTGCCGGCACGGGTACCGGCGGCCTGATTGCGATCATGCTCGGTCGTCTTCGCTTGGACCTTGAGACCTGCAAAGAAGTCTACGTGCGTATGACGAGGAAGGTTTTTGAAACAGACAAGACAATCGCCGGTATTCCTTATCGTTCAACGCTGTTCAAGGCATCAAAGCTAGAGGAGGCCATTCGGGAATGCGTGCGCGAGCACACCAtctttgaaggggagggcAACGATCAGCCCAACAGCAGGCCGGATCCTCGCGCATCCATGGCAAGCCTTCCATACAGTCCGGGCTCCGTGCCACAAAGATCCGTGAGCCGTGGTAGTTTCAGCACATCGGGAATGTCTCATCCGCAGAGTCCGATCAGTCATCGAGGCTCGACTTTTTTGAATGGTCTGCGCTGGGGGAATCCGGAGGCTTTGCTCTACGACAATCGAGAATTCCGAACCAAAACGTGAGTCcctctctcattctccagAATGCTGTGGTCTGCTGAAAAGATACTAATCGACACGCAGTGCTGTGACTGCGATCTACAAGGGTACACGTCGTGGTGGATCGGCGGTGCTCCTTCGTTCCTACGATTCTCGTCGAGAACCTCCCCCCGAGTTCGACTGTACCATCTGGCAAGCTGGCCGGGCCACCTCCGCTACGGGACTTGCCTTTAAGCCCATCCAAATTGGACAACATGTGTTTATCGACGAGGGTCCTGGTACCTACAACCCCTCTCCACAGATTCTCGAAGAGGCGGTCGTCAACGAATGGCCTGGTCGCGAAGTTGGCGTCTTTGTCAGCGTTGGAACCGGCCGAAGACCACCTGGCACCAATAATCGACAGCACGAGTGGTGGGAGGACTTTTTTGGATCCGCGACCGGCACCTTTGCGGAAGCGCGGCGCCGCTTGATCTCCAAGATTGAAGGCTGCGAGGCCATCCATCAAGAAATGCTCAAGGATACGCTGGCCAAGCGTGGGGTACCCAAGGATAACTACTACCGGTTCAATGTTGAGGTGGGTGTCGGCGAGTTCGGCATGAACGAGTGGAATCGCCTGGCCGACATTAGTACCAACACGCGACAATATCTGGCCAAGGAagaggtgaagaagatgattctTGATTCAAGTGTCAAGTTTGCCAAGATTGATCGCATGAACAAGCGCCTTGCCCAGCATGCGGCCGCGGGAGGTGATCGGGACGACTTGTCCTTTGACATGGAGCGCGAGGAGATCACGGTGCACTCTCGCACTCCATCCTATTCGGTGCCTCCCCCTAACCATTTCGCCGTGGAACTGCCCGCATCTCCCGTGGATGCCCCTTCTCAAACGCAGATGCAGCCTCCCTCGCAACGCCCAACATCCGTGGTCGTGACTGCGCCTCCGGCAGAGGATGCGCTACCAGCTCACTCAACCCCCCAGGACGGCCCATTATCCCCAGGGTGGCAGTCTAGTGGGGAGACGGGCGGCTTCCTTGCGAGTCACGAGGCCAGCCGACCGAGTTCGTCACAGCAGGAGTCTTCTGGACGCCCCGTTGACCCGTTCCCTGCTTACAATATTTCCCCATTGAACACCATGCCGCCGCCTATCCCTCCCAAAACTCCCATCCCTTACCCTCCGACCGACGATACCGGCGTGTCGATGCCCGCGCCACTGTTTTCCCAGCCTCACGTCCCTCTGTCCAGCGGGAAAGTGCGGCCTCCTTATCCCGTGGATGAGCCTCCACCGGTGGTCAACCGGCAGCGCAAGCCTAGTTTTCACGTGCGATGAGCGATGAGCGATGAGATATGACGAGGGGTTTACACTGCACCCAGCGCGAACGGGTTCTTGAGGAAGTTTTGTCCTCTCTCATCTCATTTTGAAGCCGTTTTCTTATGTCTCTGATGCCTTGCCTTTTGTCTTCCTTTTTATTTCTTATCATTTCTTCCATTCGATACCCTTCATTCGGCATGGTGAATAGGACCCGAGGGCTGGACGACTGCCCGCTCTATGCCTGGTTGCTCTTTGctttatttattattatatgTCCCCCCTCTGCGGGTCAGGTATCTCTGCAATCTGGGGAGCCACGAAGATCAATTAAAATCATCAGTCACTTTCCTTTGTCTTGTGAGACCATTCGCCGTAGTTATTCCCTAAGGAGGGTTTTGGGGGTACCTCACATCATCGGACATCGCACTCTGCCGCACCCTTTTTGCGCGAGTTTGCTAGGGTGTTCCTCCACGACCAGCAAGGATTCTGGTGCATCGCATTCATCTTGTCTGGCAGATTTCACGTTGgcggggggagaggggcaCGTGGCGTCACTTTTCTTTCCGACATTGTCTTAGTACCTAGGGCCGAAAATAGATGGATCAATACTGTACCTGATGTATTGTACATACCATCGCTCCAGCCACACCCAGTCGCACACAACCCCGACTAACAGATACCTATTGATTAGGACCCGCAACGACCATGATCCTACACTCTGTATTCGAACACGAGGATAGTGCTGTAGTTAGTCAACTCCAATCCCTGAGTCTTTGCATCCGATGTCGATTAATACAAATTTTTCTGAACAACTCAACGAAAATAATCACGGCACTTTTTTGGTGCCTAGTCTTCTTCAAAAGATGGGTTTCATCGCAGCCTACGGTCAGCAGGTGGATTCTTCATAGACATCCTGCGCATCGCAATGCGTACATCTCAGCATCACCCTGTCTCGTATACTAATGAGTACGGTATTTGTGTTCATAACTTGTACATGAATCGAGGCGCAAGCCGAGTGGCGACTGGTGACTGGTGACACCTTGCGAGCGGGACTAGGCACGAACAATATGAATGTCTCAATGTGGCCCCGTGCTGTCGGGAGTGTTGACTTTGCCTGTCTGCCTAGATTACTTGGGATCACTGTTGTCTTGTTTATCCTTCTCTTACGGGTAGAGGTCATGATAGTGATACATACAAGTACTGTAGCTGGTGGCATGTGCTGCTTAAAAGGTACT
The window above is part of the Penicillium oxalicum strain HP7-1 chromosome VI, whole genome shotgun sequence genome. Proteins encoded here:
- a CDS encoding putative serine hydroxymethyltransferase, encoding MSVSRCGRLARVSLGALRTPVAISARPLVARAAVRGVSSASRDAQQKLLASSLKDSDPAVFNILEKEKSRQKHFINLIPSENFTSQAVLDALGSVMQNKYSEGYPGARYYGGNEHIDASERLCQQRALETFRLNPEEWGVNVQPLSGSPANLYAYSAVLNTHDRMMGLDLPHGGHLSHGYQTPTKKISAISKYFETFPYRLDESTGLIDYDALEKQALLYRPKLIVAGTSAYSRLIDYARMREIADSVGAYLLADMAHISGLVAANVLPSPFPHSDIVTTTTHKSLRGPRGAMIFYRKGVRRTDKKGNKEMYDLENPINASVFPGHQGGPHNHTITALAVALKQAQSPEFIEYQKNVLANSQALAQRLGDSTSNGGLGYNIVSGGTDNHLVLVDLKNRGVDGARVERVLELCGVASNKNTVPGDKSALKPGGLRLGTPAMTSRGFQPEDFRRVADIVDRVVILTQKLDKAAREQAQSRGVKNPSTLKAFFDYLGEGEEVSEIVMLRQEVEDWVGTFSLPWANDQ